Sequence from the Myxococcales bacterium genome:
GTTTTCATGATGCGGGCGGCGGGAAGATCGGCATGCAGGGTGTCTGGCGGGGACACGTGGAGGGTCAGCAAGTCGGTGCGCGTGACCACCCCCAGGAGCTTGCCAGCATCGACCACGGGTAGGCAGCCCACGCGGTTTTGCACCATGCGCTCCACCGCCGAAGCCACGGTATCATCGGGTCCAACGGTGATGGGAGGCACGCTCATGATTTCCTTGACGGGGGCCCGCGCGGCCAAGCGCGCGCCCACGCGCACGTGGTAGCCCAGCACCTCGCGCTGAGACAACACGCCCACGAGGCGTTGGCCATCGACGACCGGCAGGTGCCGCACGCGGCCCCACAACATCGCTTGGAGGGCCATGTCCAGCGAGTCGTCAGAGCGCACCGCAACGGGAGGCCGGCCATCGAGCAGCCCGCGGATCTGCCGGGCGCGCTTTTCGAGGTTGGGCAGGGTGGTCATGTCCTTGCCTTGATGCAAGCAAGCGGCCATGCGAAGCGGTCGCGGATCGGCAGCCAGGTCCAGGGGGGCCGCTCATCGGAACGCAAGGCCTGCGCGTGCAGGCGCGCGCCGCTGAAAAAACTGCTGACGGTGGCGTGGCACCTCAGCGACGTCGGTCCGCCTGCAGCGCGAAGCGCGTGGCTTCGTAGCCTCGCGCCACGATCTGGGCGAAGGCCTCATTGTTGCCGGCCAAGGCGGCTGCGGGTGCGGCAGGGGCTCCCACGTTCACCTCGAGCACGGGGCAGTTCATCTTCGCGCTCCAGACGGAGGCCTGCCCGCTGGCGTTGATCGCCAAAAGGCGCGCGCGCGGAAATGCGCGACAGGTTTCTTCGACGGGCACGGCAAGCAAGCGATCGCCCCCCGGGTCGACGTAGCCCGCGTTCACCGGGTCGAAGTCAGCGAAGATGAAGGGGTTCGCGATGCTCCGGCTCACCGCTTGCGCTACGGGGCCGCTGCGGGCCACGACCAAGGCCAGCCCAGTGCCTTGCCGCTGCTGAAAAAACGTGACGAAGGGGAGGGTGAGGGACTCGATCACCTGGCGTTCTTCGTACGCGGCGAGCACCCGTGCGAAGCGCGGGTACGACAGCGGCCGTGTCGCCTCGGCGGCTGCGACGGCGCCCGCCGCTGCGCCCACCAGCAGCGGCAAGGTGGCGCTGCCGCCGGTCACCACGCCGGCGATGACCGCACCCACGGCTCCCCCCAGCATCGCGTTGCGCGCAGCCTCCCGCTGCGACTCCGCACGGTAGGCATCGAGGAGCCGCACGTAGCGCTGCCGGAGGGGCTC
This genomic interval carries:
- a CDS encoding patatin-like phospholipase family protein, which codes for MLGAKGALTIALFTWATGCAHSWTEERDRPTCLVLSAGGPTGLAHIGALEAVHDEHLPVDCITGTSMGALVGSLFATAPEEPLRQRYVRLLDAYRAESQREAARNAMLGGAVGAVIAGVVTGGSATLPLLVGAAAGAVAAAEATRPLSYPRFARVLAAYEERQVIESLTLPFVTFFQQRQGTGLALVVARSGPVAQAVSRSIANPFIFADFDPVNAGYVDPGGDRLLAVPVEETCRAFPRARLLAINASGQASVWSAKMNCPVLEVNVGAPAAPAAALAGNNEAFAQIVARGYEATRFALQADRRR
- a CDS encoding CBS domain-containing protein, which produces MTTLPNLEKRARQIRGLLDGRPPVAVRSDDSLDMALQAMLWGRVRHLPVVDGQRLVGVLSQREVLGYHVRVGARLAARAPVKEIMSVPPITVGPDDTVASAVERMVQNRVGCLPVVDAGKLLGVVTRTDLLTLHVSPPDTLHADLPAARIMKTDVHTAKAEDHLMDAVARMEARGIRHLPVVDGDRKVIGILSDRDVRTAFGDSLRALRPGDARVRIEALRVSDVMTRNVLTVGPEQGLAELASSFVDHRVGALPVVGPSGTLVGIISYVDVLAALAPGRGAGAHASE